GTTTAACAGAGGCGTCTTCGCTTCAACAGATATTACAAAAGGTACAATGTTTCACCAAGCACCCGTTGTTGCTTATCCAAATGATCAACACGAGCATATCGAAAAAACGCTATTAGCAGATTACGCGTTTGAGTATGGCATTAACCATACAGCGATTTTACTTGGCTACGGTATGCTGTTTAACCATTCTTACCATGCCAATGCAAATTACGAAATTAACTTTGATAACCATACGTTCGATTTCTTTGCGCATACAGATATTAAAGCTGGTGAAGAAATTTTCATTAACTATAACGGCGAAGTAGACGACCCAGAGTTACTTTGGTTCGATAGAGACGAAGAGTAAGGAAAAAGAGTGCTGACACATTGATTTAGTGTCAGCACTCTTTTTCGTTATTTATATTGTTTTAGTAAACTTGGAATGACCGTACTAATGATTCGCAGTGGCTCATTTGAACGTTGCGATAATGAAAGCGTCACGGCCCCTTCAATTAGAGCACTTACGGTTTTACTTAGTGTTACAGCCGATTCATCGCTAAAGCCATTTGCAATGAGCTTCGTATAATAAATCGACTCCCAGTATTTATACGTATCCCCGCAAGCTTTACGCAAACGCTCATTCATAAACGCCGATTCCGCAGCAAGTAGCCCAAACGGCATCATCGTATACGAATGCTCCTCTAACCCATTATCTAAATCAAACAGCTCAGCCATTGCTAAAATATGCGCATTTAATGCTTCTTCCGCTTCCTCAAACTCGTTCATATAATGTTGAATGACATTGCCAATACGGCGCTTTGACAGCACAATCGCCTCTTCGGCAAGCTGCTCCTTCCCCTCAGGAAAGTAATGATAAAGCGAACCCTTTGGACAACCGGATTCTTTAATAATTTGATTTA
The sequence above is a segment of the Solibacillus sp. FSL H8-0523 genome. Coding sequences within it:
- a CDS encoding SET domain-containing protein; protein product: MIEVKISSISDGEFNRGVFASTDITKGTMFHQAPVVAYPNDQHEHIEKTLLADYAFEYGINHTAILLGYGMLFNHSYHANANYEINFDNHTFDFFAHTDIKAGEEIFINYNGEVDDPELLWFDRDEE
- a CDS encoding TetR/AcrR family transcriptional regulator, which translates into the protein MSNQTKDKILETATRLFYFQGFHGTGLNQIIKESGCPKGSLYHYFPEGKEQLAEEAIVLSKRRIGNVIQHYMNEFEEAEEALNAHILAMAELFDLDNGLEEHSYTMMPFGLLAAESAFMNERLRKACGDTYKYWESIYYTKLIANGFSDESAVTLSKTVSALIEGAVTLSLSQRSNEPLRIISTVIPSLLKQYK